From a region of the Tiliqua scincoides isolate rTilSci1 chromosome 4, rTilSci1.hap2, whole genome shotgun sequence genome:
- the DBNDD2 gene encoding dysbindin domain-containing protein 2, translating to MSGPEAHSHPRRLPSDVDNGQRGMDAEQMQQQQLKLRERQRFFEEVFQHDVDFFFPVSHLQIEHRRPPLGSISSMEVNVDMLEQMDMMDLSDQDTVDVFLSCGAEDNNNVATLLPDANNYQEEISLQVPNSAETKSRISSTSSASTDLNSLDTSEEGAETPVVQSDEEELQQDGPEEQEARS from the exons CTGACGTGGACAACGGGCAGCGGGGGATGGATGCAGAgcagatgcaacagcagcagctcaaACTACGTGAGAGGCAGAGATTCTTTGAGGAGGTTTTCCAGCATGACGTAGATTTCTTCTTCCCGGTATCCCATCTGCAGATAGAACACCGGAGAC CTCCCCTAGGCAGCATTTCCTCTATGGAGGTGAACGTGGACATGCTGGAGCAGATGGACATGATGGACCTCTCTGACCAAGACACTGTGGATGTGTTTCTCAGCTGCGGAGCAGAGGACAACAACAATGTCGCCACACTCTTGCCAG ATGCCAACAATTATCAAGAGGAAATCTCTCTGCAAGTGCCCAACTCAGCTGAAACCAAATCCCGGATCTCATCTACGTCCTCGGCCTCCACAGACCTGAACAGTCTGGACACCAGCGAGGAAGGGGCTGAGACCCCCGTGGTGCAGTCCGACGAGGAAGAGCTTCAGCAAGACGGCCCTGAAGAACAGGAGGCCAGAAGCTAG